One window of Mauremys reevesii isolate NIE-2019 linkage group 4, ASM1616193v1, whole genome shotgun sequence genomic DNA carries:
- the GJD2 gene encoding gap junction delta-2 protein isoform X2 has translation MFVCNTLQPGCNQACYDQAFPISHIRYWVFQIIMVCTPSLCFITYSVHQSAKQRERRYSTVFLALDRDQESMKREDSKKIKNTIVNGVLQNTENSTKEAEPDCLEVKEIPNPAIRTTKSKMRRQEGISRFYIIQVVFRNALEIGFLVGQYFLYGFNVPSMYECDRYPCIKEVECYVSRPTEKTVFLVFMFAVSGICVVLNLAELNHLGWRKIKMAVRGVQAKRKSIYEIRNKDLPRMSVPNFGRTQSSDSAYV, from the coding sequence ATGTTTGTGTGCAACACGCTGCAGCCAGGCTGCAACCAGGCTTGTTACGACCAGGCATTCCCTATCTCTCATATCAGGTACTGGGTGTTCCAGATCATCATGGTAtgcacccccagcctctgctttaTAACGTACTCTGTTCACCAGTCTGCTAAGCAGAGGGAGAGGAGGTACTCCACCGTCTTCCTCGCCTTGGACAGAGATCAGGAATCAATGAAACGTGAGGACAGTAAGAAGATCAAGAATACCATTGTCAATGGAGTGCTGCAGAACACCGAGAACTCCACCAAGGAAGCAGAGCCAGACTGCTTGGAGGTGAAGGAAATCCCCAACCCAGCCATCAGAACTACAAAGTCGAAGATGAGGCGGCAAGAAGGCATCTCCCGATTTTACATCATCCAGGTGGTTTTTCGAAATGCCCTAGAGATTGGGTTCTTAGTGGGACAATATTTCCTGTATGGATTTAATGTCCCTTCCATGTATGAATGTGATAGATACCCCTGCATTAAGGAAGTGGAGTGCTATGTGTCTAGACCCACTGAGAAGACTGTTTTCTTGGTATTCATGTTTGCAGTGAGTGGGATTTGTGTGGTGCTCAATTTGGCAGAACTGAACCACTTGGGCTGGAGAAAGATTAAAATGGCAGTGAGAGGAGTACAAGCAAAAAGGAAATCCATATACGAAATCAGAAACAAGGACCTGCCAAGAATGAGCGTACCTAACTTTGGCAGGACTCAGTCAAGTGACTCAGCTTATGTGTGA
- the GJD2 gene encoding gap junction delta-2 protein isoform X1: MGEWTILERLLEAAVQQHSTMIGRILLTVVVIFRILIVAIVGETVYDDEQTMFVCNTLQPGCNQACYDQAFPISHIRYWVFQIIMVCTPSLCFITYSVHQSAKQRERRYSTVFLALDRDQESMKREDSKKIKNTIVNGVLQNTENSTKEAEPDCLEVKEIPNPAIRTTKSKMRRQEGISRFYIIQVVFRNALEIGFLVGQYFLYGFNVPSMYECDRYPCIKEVECYVSRPTEKTVFLVFMFAVSGICVVLNLAELNHLGWRKIKMAVRGVQAKRKSIYEIRNKDLPRMSVPNFGRTQSSDSAYV, translated from the exons ATGGGGGAATGGACCATCCTAGAGAGACTCCTGGAAGCTGCCGTGCAGCAGCACTCGACTATGATAGGGAG GATCCTGCTGACCGTGGTGGTGATCTTCAGGATACTCATTGTGGCCATTGTAGGAGAAACGGTTTACGATGATGAACAAACTATGTTTGTGTGCAACACGCTGCAGCCAGGCTGCAACCAGGCTTGTTACGACCAGGCATTCCCTATCTCTCATATCAGGTACTGGGTGTTCCAGATCATCATGGTAtgcacccccagcctctgctttaTAACGTACTCTGTTCACCAGTCTGCTAAGCAGAGGGAGAGGAGGTACTCCACCGTCTTCCTCGCCTTGGACAGAGATCAGGAATCAATGAAACGTGAGGACAGTAAGAAGATCAAGAATACCATTGTCAATGGAGTGCTGCAGAACACCGAGAACTCCACCAAGGAAGCAGAGCCAGACTGCTTGGAGGTGAAGGAAATCCCCAACCCAGCCATCAGAACTACAAAGTCGAAGATGAGGCGGCAAGAAGGCATCTCCCGATTTTACATCATCCAGGTGGTTTTTCGAAATGCCCTAGAGATTGGGTTCTTAGTGGGACAATATTTCCTGTATGGATTTAATGTCCCTTCCATGTATGAATGTGATAGATACCCCTGCATTAAGGAAGTGGAGTGCTATGTGTCTAGACCCACTGAGAAGACTGTTTTCTTGGTATTCATGTTTGCAGTGAGTGGGATTTGTGTGGTGCTCAATTTGGCAGAACTGAACCACTTGGGCTGGAGAAAGATTAAAATGGCAGTGAGAGGAGTACAAGCAAAAAGGAAATCCATATACGAAATCAGAAACAAGGACCTGCCAAGAATGAGCGTACCTAACTTTGGCAGGACTCAGTCAAGTGACTCAGCTTATGTGTGA